One window from the genome of Oncorhynchus kisutch isolate 150728-3 linkage group LG21, Okis_V2, whole genome shotgun sequence encodes:
- the LOC109866630 gene encoding acyl-coenzyme A thioesterase 1, with protein MLAQLVYQEFLSKTKPWFLWLYTSLRSNSQQVRVRLLPNPRCFFDEPVHVKVDGLYPHQKVELRSKLRDDKGIIFKASALYSADSTGQVDLCLSPSLGGSYTGVEPMGLFWAMTPETPHRKLLKKNVLSSMMVDIDALHEDTGEILATQTIERQFMTEGLRRIPLGMNNGRIRGTLFLPPGPGPFPGVLDMYILGGGVSEVRASLLANKGFVVLALGYSGFQDLPKTLPKYFDLEYFEEAITFLRRQPQVQGPGIGILSISKSGDLALSMASFLSGISATVWINGCNANVMTPLHYKDLVIPPLVPILENITLTPSGLLDVRDTVPDQITERTRGSVIPIERSGSRFLFVVSEDDRNWNSCLFAQQAAAQLRHHGKDNFEVVTYPRAGHFLEVPYMPHCPSGVHSAVGKVVVFGGEAKAHHEAQLDLWRRVPEFFRTHLKHNSNTVQKARL; from the exons ATGTTGGCCCAATTGGTGTACCAGGAATTTCTCTCAAAAACAAAACCATGGTTTCTATGGTTATACACATCATTGCGGTCGAATTCGCAACAGGTTCGCGTCCGTCTTCTCCCCAATCCTCGCTGTTTCTTCGACGAACCGGTGCACGTCAAGGTAGATGGACTTTATCCGCACCAGAAAGTGGAATTGAGGTCCAAACTCAGGGACGATAAAGGGATCATCTTCAAAGCTTCCGCTCTGTACTCCGCAGATTCTACAGGACAGGTAGACCTgtgcctctccccctctctgggtGGAAGTTATACAGGAGTTGAACCCATGGGCTTGTTTTGGGCAATGACGCCCGAGACTCCACACCGCAAACTATTGAAAAAGAATGTGTTGAGTTCAATGATGGTTGATATAGACGCGCTGCACGAGGACACAGGTGAGATCTTGGCAACACAGACTATCGAGAGGCAGTTCATGACGGAAGGGCTGAGGAGGATACCGTTGGGCATGAACAATGGGAGAATTCGGGGGACCCTCTTTCTACCACCAG GGCCAGGTCCATTTCCTGGTGTCCTGGATATGTATATTCTGGGTGGAGGTGTATCTGAGGTCCGGGCCAGTCTGCTGGCTAACAAAGGCTTTGTGGTTCTGGCGCTGGGCTACTCTGGCTTCCAGGACCTGCCCAAAACCTTACCCAAATACTTTGACCTGGAGTACTTTGAAGAGGCCATCACATTCCTGAGGAGACAGCCACAG GTCCAGGGTCCAGGAATAGGAATCCTGTCCATCTCTAAGAGTGGCGACCTGGCTCTATCCATGGCCTCTTTTCTCTCTGGCATCTCAGCCACAGTCTGGATCAACGGCTGCAACGCTAATGTCATGACGCCACTGCACTACAAAGACCTCGTCATCCCTCCCCTCGTGCCTATCCTAGAGAACATCACCCTCACACCGTCCGGCCTTCTCGATGTCCGAGACACCGTACCAGATCAGATAACAGAAAGGACCCGCGGTTCCGTGATCCCGATAGAACGATCCGGTTCTAGGTTCCTTTTTGTTGTCTCCGAGGACGACAGGAACTGGAACAGCTGTCTCTTTGCCCAGCAGGCCGCCGCCCAGCTGAGGCATCATGGGAAAGATAACTTTGAGGTGGTGACTTACCCCAGGGCGGGTCATTTCCTGGAGGTGCCCTACATGCCCCACTGCCCGTCTGGCGTCCACTCTGCGGTGGGTAAAGTGGTGGTGTTTGGGGGGGAAGCTAAAGCCCACCATGAGGCTCAGCTGGACCTGTGGAGGAGGGTCCCGGAGTTCTTCAGGACACACCTGAAGCACAACAGCAACACTGTCCAGAAAGCCAGACTATAA